A window of Microcystis aeruginosa FD4 contains these coding sequences:
- the cas1d gene encoding type I-D CRISPR-associated endonuclease Cas1d yields the protein MGTVYVTREDAFLGKNDERLTVKASKETILDVPLLNVEGVVIFGRGSVSPALVIELLERHIPLSFVTATGKYLGRLEPEMTKNIFVRRAQWQAAGDSPKAIQLVRGFVRGKLKNYRNILLRRQRDRKELDLQTAIACLEAAIGSIATTSAIDSLRGLEGAGSAAYFSCFDSLILGDTFTFPSRNRRPPRDPVNSLLSLGYALLRHDVQSAINLVGFDPYLGYLHYQRYGRPSLALDLMEEFRAIVVDAVVLNGINHPYLTPEHFTTEPLSGAVSLTREGLQIFLRLYEQKKQSKFKHPVMGKQCTYQEAFEIQARLMAKYLMDETDKYPPLILK from the coding sequence ATGGGAACGGTATATGTGACAAGAGAAGACGCATTTCTCGGCAAAAATGACGAGCGTTTAACGGTCAAAGCATCCAAGGAAACGATACTCGATGTACCTCTATTGAACGTGGAAGGAGTGGTGATTTTCGGACGGGGTTCAGTTTCTCCCGCATTGGTGATCGAATTGTTGGAACGTCATATTCCCCTGAGTTTTGTCACTGCCACGGGAAAATATCTCGGTAGATTGGAGCCGGAGATGACCAAAAATATTTTCGTTCGTCGAGCGCAATGGCAGGCCGCCGGCGATTCTCCGAAAGCCATTCAATTAGTGCGGGGATTCGTCCGCGGCAAGCTGAAGAATTACCGCAACATTCTGCTCCGTCGTCAACGCGATCGAAAAGAGTTGGATTTACAAACTGCGATCGCTTGTTTGGAAGCAGCGATCGGCTCGATCGCAACAACCTCGGCGATCGATTCTCTCCGGGGGTTAGAGGGAGCGGGAAGCGCAGCCTATTTCAGTTGTTTTGATTCCCTAATTCTCGGTGATACTTTTACCTTCCCCTCTCGTAACCGTCGCCCCCCGCGAGATCCGGTCAATTCTCTTTTGAGTCTGGGTTATGCGTTATTGCGCCATGACGTGCAGAGTGCGATCAATTTGGTCGGTTTTGACCCCTATCTCGGTTATCTTCACTATCAACGCTACGGTCGCCCCTCGCTGGCACTAGATCTGATGGAGGAATTTAGAGCGATCGTCGTTGATGCCGTGGTTCTCAACGGGATCAATCATCCTTATCTTACCCCCGAACATTTCACCACTGAACCCTTAAGTGGTGCGGTTTCCTTGACGAGGGAAGGGTTACAGATTTTCCTGCGCTTGTACGAACAGAAGAAACAATCGAAGTTTAAGCATCCAGTAATGGGTAAACAGTGTACTTATCA
- the cas4 gene encoding CRISPR-associated protein Cas4, with the protein MDESDYIPIAALNHYAYCPHRCWRMFVAGEFLDNSYTIEGTNLHERVHTVGAGNREEIWQIRAIWLKSDNYRLIGKADLIESHDGEFIPVEYKRGSKGEWDNDELQVCAQAICLEEMTGKRLDTGYIYYASSHQRQLVAIDLALRQRAIATIGAVETLIQTGKMPPAVYSPRCKGCSLFDRCLPRLTEKVQRYREED; encoded by the coding sequence ATGGATGAATCTGACTACATACCGATCGCCGCTCTCAACCATTACGCCTACTGTCCCCACCGTTGTTGGAGAATGTTCGTCGCTGGGGAATTTCTCGATAATAGCTATACGATCGAGGGAACAAATTTACACGAGCGAGTTCACACCGTCGGGGCGGGAAACCGGGAGGAAATATGGCAAATTCGGGCGATCTGGCTTAAATCAGATAATTACCGTCTCATCGGTAAAGCCGATCTGATCGAGTCCCACGACGGCGAATTTATCCCCGTGGAATACAAACGGGGCAGTAAGGGCGAATGGGATAACGACGAGTTGCAGGTGTGCGCTCAAGCCATCTGTTTGGAAGAAATGACTGGAAAAAGGCTAGATACTGGCTATATCTACTATGCCAGTTCCCACCAGCGTCAACTGGTGGCGATCGATCTTGCTCTACGGCAACGGGCGATCGCTACGATCGGAGCAGTTGAAACCCTGATCCAGACGGGAAAAATGCCCCCGGCGGTCTATTCACCCCGCTGCAAGGGATGCAGTTTGTTCGATCGCTGCTTGCCCCGATTAACCGAAAAAGTCCAACGATATCGAGAGGAAGACTAA